TCGCTACCTGGGGCCACAGTTCCAGGGCAGATACCTGGAGCAGTACCTCCAGCCGGGATATAAGCCCTGGATACCCGTCTTCCACCTGGTGGGCGGGGCGGACAAGCTGCGCCGAAGCGAGGTGGACGACAGCGACCCCCAGGACGGCCTCCCCAACTCCCTGGACGACTGGATCGAGCACGACCGCCTCATCTGCCTCAAGGTGAAACTCTGCGGCACCGACCTGGCGTGGGACCTGGAACGGACCCTGGCGGTGGAGCAGGTGGCCCGCGAGGTCCAGAGTAGACTAGGCGTCAGCGAGCTCCACCTGTCCGCCGACATGAATGAGCAGGCGGAGAGCCCGGAGTACGTGGTGGAGTTCCTGCGCAAGCTGCGGGAGCGCAGGCCGTCCGCCTTCGATGCCCTGCTCTACGTGGAGCAGCCCACCGAACGCGACCTGAACCGGCACCGCTTCGACATGTCGCCCATCGCCGCGCTGAAGCCGGTGATCGTGGACGAGAGCCTGATGACCGTCGAGGACTTCGACCTGGCCTTGGAGCTCAACTGGACCGGCGTCGCCCTCAAGACCTGCAAGTGTCACTCTCACGCCTTACTATGCGCCGCCAAGGCCGAAGAGCAGAACGTGCCCTACATGGTCCAGGACCTCACCAACACCGGTCTCTCCCTCATCCACTCGGTGGGACTGGCCGCCCGGCTGGACACCATGATGGGAGTGGAGGCCAACTCGCGGCAGTTCCGGCCCGCCTGGAGCGAACCCGAGGCCAGGTTACATCCCCACGCTCTGTGGCCAGTGGACGGCAAGGTGTGTACGGAGACCTTCGGCAAGGTGGGCCTGGGGTATCGGATTGAGGAGATAGATCGGGAGGAGTTCAAGCGGGGGTAAGGCTGGAGGTCACACACGTAGCCGCAACCAGGCAAGGCGGAGGACAGACCGACCCGGCCGCGCCCGGCCCTGACGACGGCTCAGTGGTCAGCGGGTGCCCCTGCGACTAGGTCCCCATCGGCGCCGGCCGGGGCTGTCGAGGGGATGTCCGCGCCGGTGGACGTGAGACGGACACGCTCGGGGGCCGAGTACTCGCCGCTGGGCGCTGAAGCCCGAGCAGCGTTCGAGGTCTGGGCCGCGGCCGAACACACTGGACGACCTGCTTTGCCCTCCTTTATACTTCCGCCCACACCAACTGAGGAGACGAACCATGGCACGTCGTCGTGGCACCGTCTCTGTGACCAGGGGGCGGTTGCGCTTTACCAGCAAAGGCTTCCGCTATCAGGCGCCCCGGATACGCGTCGGTGGGCGCCTGGGGGTTAATGTGTCCAAGTCCGGGATCAGCGCCAGCTACCGGGGCAGGGGCTGGTCTTACAGCACCCGACGGGGCTGCAGCCTGAGGGGGTGCTCTCTCCTACTACTCCCCGTGGCCATCGCGCTGGCTACCGTCGCCATAGCCCTCGCCGCTTGTGCCCCGAGCCCTACCGCATCACCCGCCACCACTGCCACGCCGGCCCTCATGACTTCCGCTCCCCAGCCACTGCCAACCAACACGCCCATCCCGGACGCTCTAGCAGGCATGACCGCGGCACAAGTGATCGAGGTACTTGATGGCGACACGATCCGCGTCCTCATCGCGGGCGCGCCGGAGACGGTACGCTACATCGGCATAGACGCCCCCGAGGGGACCGACCCCGGTTCCGAAGGGGGCGCTGCTGCCGACGCCAATGCCGAGCTGGTCGGGAGTCAGGTGGTCTACCTGGAGTCCGACACCAGCAATCGAGACGTCCACGGACGGCTCCTCCGCTATGTGTGGCTCGGCACCGGGGTGATGGTGAACGAGGAGCTGTGTCGCCTGGGATACGCTTCGGCAGTGAGCTATCCGCCCGACGTCAAGCACCAGGAGCGACTCGAGGCCGCTGCCCACGAGGCTCGTGAGGCCCGTCGTGGTCTGTGGGCCCTGCCTGCAGCGACTGCCGCTGCTCAGCCCGCAGCTGGAGCGGCGTCTGTGGTCATCTCCGAGTACGCCGGTGGCGGGAAGCCCGAGTACGTGGCCATCACCAACACGGGCGCCGAGCCGGTGGACCTGACCGGATGGCGGCTGGAGAGCGTCGTGCGCGGCGACGAAGAGCAGACGTATCGCTTCCCCCGCGGCTACGTGTTGCCCGCCGGGGCGACCGTCAAGGTCTATAGCGGGGAAGGGGCCACGCCGGATCCACCCGATGGTCTGTTCTGGACCGACAGAAACATGTGGAACAACAAGGGCGACGACGCTGAGCTCTACGACGCCGCCGGGAGGCTGGTGGATAGCACGCGGTGATCACCACACTCCTCCGTGTGGCCTTCGAGAATTGGCCTCTCACCGCGCCGGGTCACCATTCGAGGGCGGCAACTCTAGAGCGCGCTCGTAGGCAGAGCGGTCGCGTGCTGGCTCGCCGTGGGAGGCGGATGTCGCGCTAGGGCTCCTCCACCGGCGGCTTGTAGGCGCTAGGCTGGACCGCTCCCACCACCCGCTCCTCCAGCAGGGCGTGCCAGGTGGCGCTGGTCCAGGCCGATGACGCCGCCGCCAGGCGCCTGAGGCAGGTAGCCTGGTCCCCGCTCTTGTAGGCATCCAGCGCCGCTTCCAGGTGGCCCTGAGCCTTGTGGGCGTCCGACGCCGCCGCGGAACCGTCCGGGAAGGCACCGTTCCTGAGGCCCAACAGCGGCAGGCTCTGGCTGGCGTCCATAGTGCCGCCGGTCAGGTTCTCTAGGTAGGCCCGAGCCAGATCGAAGGGCTCCCCGGCGTAGGCCAGGAAGCGCTCCACCTCGTCCCCGAACGGTCGGCGCCCGCGCTCGTCTTCCAGCGCCGCCCGGGCCAGCTTGCTTCCCAGCTCCCGAGCCCGATCCAACGCGGCTTGGTAGTCCACCGCGTGCTCCGCCAGCCCGCCCACGTAGCGCATGCCCTTCCCCCGGGCCCACTTGCAGATCTCCTCCCGCGCCAGGAGCTGCATCCCCTGGTTGCCGGCGCAGGAGATGGAGGCGAAGGGCATGCCGTTGAGCTCGCCCGTCCACAGCGTGGGGTACAGGCGCTCGAAGAACAGATGAGCGTAGGCCGTAGGGCCCCACAGGTGCACCGCATCCACCAGAAGAAGGGCGTGCGCGCCCAGCACCTTGCGATAGAGCTCACCCTCCCCTCGTCGGCCCATGTCATCGTCCAGGACACAGCCGGAGCCGGGGGCGCGGATGCAGGAGAAGCAACTGGTGCAAGGTCCGAACCGGTAGCGGCGCAGGTGGGCCCGCTCTACCGCCACGCCACTCACCTCCGCCGCGCCCTCAACGGCAGCGTCTAGAAGCCCGGCAGTGTAGCCGGCCGCCCGCCCGCTCCCCAGTAACGCCAGAAGCACCGCCATTTCCCCCTCCTATCCTGGCTGGTCCCCGGTAACACAGAACCCGACCCCCACTCGCGGCAGCCTGATTCCCTCCCAGGCCACGGCGGTCCTGCCGCCGAGGCCCTGTAACGTCGGCCCAAGCGAGTACGCCATGCTCCGGGGCTGTGAGGACGCCCGGGCTGACCCGACCGTGCTCATGAGCGGCGCCAGGCCCGTTACTCATGGCGAGCGCGGACACGCTCGCCCTTTCGCGTTCCTCTCTGCGTACTCGGCGGTCTCTGCGGTGAGACGGCTCTACCGCAGCGCCACCGGCTTGAGGGTCCAGGACTGAAGCCGGGCGTAGGCGGCGTGGGTGCTCACATCCAGGTCCGGCTTATGCATCCACCCGGGGACTCCCTGGCGCACCTCCTGCGCCAGCGTCTCCCCCACCGCCGGCACCTGAGGCCCGGGAAGCAGCTCCACCCGGTCCGCAGAAGGCCGCACGCGTAAGCTGGCTAGAGCCCGGTACAAGGTGCCGATGCCCACCTCCAGCTGCCCCACCCTCACCTGGCCCGGCAGTCGCCCACTCCCCTCCACCGAGTGCACCACCGCTGCCGCCGCGGCCACCACCTGATCCGCCTTCACTACTGCCGGCACGGGCAGTTGGGGCGGCTCCTCGATGGGGCCTTCCACGTACCGGAAGGGGAGGGAACCCTCCGGGCGACCCGAGTTCAGCCAGACGGCCCACAGATACAGGGCCTCGGCCGGCGACATCAGCCTCCCACTGGCTCGGATCTCCCCATCTTCCGCGGCCGTGCGGGCCGCATCCAGGAGATCACTGGGCTGGATCAGGGTGGGCTCGGGAGCCACCAGCTGGTTCACCTCCCTCACCGTCTTCAGCTGCACCCCGGGCAGGCCCCGGATGTCCCTGGCGAAGCGGCGCAGATTGCGCTGGGCCCTCTGCCACTCCTCCTCCCCCCGATAGGGGGGCATTCGCCATTCGCCCTCCGGGGTGTTCATGCCCCGGTTGTAGTTGAGGAAGTCCCAGAACACCTCGGCTCGCACGGTCACCGGGTGGCAGACGAACAGGCCCAGCCAGGGGACGCCCGCAGTCGCCTCGCGGTCCAGGTGCCTCAGCAGCTCCTCCCACGCCCGGGCATAGGCCTCGTCATCGCAGAAGACCTGGTCGTACCCGCCGAAGTACCAGTAGTAAGAGAGGGTGCCGCAGAAGCGATGTACGTGGTAGCGAGCATCGCCCAGGTGGGTGTAGGAGTACATCATCGAGGGCACTCCTAAGCGCCGCAGGGCCGGGGCGACCTGAGGCCCCCAGGTGGAGCCGGCCCGGCCCCAGCAGGAAGGCTGCCGGCCTAGGATGCGAGTCAGGTCCTCCACCCCGCTGCGCTCCCGCCGCACCACTTCCTCGATGCCCTCCTCCCAACCCTTGCCCTCCAGGTACTCGGCCACGGTGGGATGCACAGAGTGGTAGTTGGTGTGCAGGCCCACGTCGTGCGGCCGCATGGCCTCGATCAGGTCGCGCCGGCCTCGTCGCTCCCATAGGCGTGCCTTCTCTCCCACGATCATCATCGTGCCAGGAGCGTCCTCCTGAGTGAAGATGTCGGCGACCCGGAGGACAACGTCGTCGCTGCGCGGATCCACCAGGTCCTCGACGTCGAACAGCAGAGTCACGTACATATGATCCTCCGGCAGCAGCCGCGTAGGGCAGAAGGTCGTCGCCAACCTCGTCGCCCCGGGCGTGACGGTCGCCGTTCCAGATGCGCCTGTTCGTCTCGCACGGGAGTGACTCCAGCGTGTCTCACCCCACCGGTAGATCGCGGGCCACTGTGCCCCCAGCGGCCGCGAAGAGCAGCCCAGCCCGGCTCGGCCAGGCTAATGTTGATACTGTCTGAAGCCACCTCCTATCCTACAGATCAGGTATGGTGCTCCACTAGCCAGCTCTTCTCTTCTTGTGGTTGGCCTCACCAGGCCCCAGCATACCACAGCTCAGGATTCCGATCCTGCCACATTGCCCACGATGAGGGCGACGTCTGTCTAGAGACAGCTCGCTTCCTCAAGCGTCATGCGGAAAGGTATTGCATGACGGGGAGGAAGCATGATGCGAGGACGGCGCCTTCAGCGTAGGGGACTGGGGAGTGCGCGGGCACGCTCTCTGCTCAGTGGTTCGTGCGGACGGAAGCCTGAGACGCGATCGCTCGCCGCCCGGTTGACGGGGAACCGTTCAGGCGGTAGCTTCTCTGCGCGCAGGTCCGTCTGTGGACGGAGCTAGCCGTCAGTCATGAGCATGGGCCATGCAAGAGCGGTCCGCCCGAGGAAGGTCAATATGAGGAACCACCGTTGCCTACTGACACTTGCCGCACTGGTAGCGGCACTGGCCCTGTCGGCGTGCGCGGCGACGCCCGCCCCGGCGGCGGGTGAAGCCAGCGCTACCCTACACACAGGGCAGCCCACCGCAGCCGCCGAGGTTACCTTCACCGATCCGTTCGAGTATTGCGCCGCGGTGGGTACCATTGACGCACCAGATGAGCGCTACACCGGTCCTGAGGTCCCAGATTCCGTGGCCCAAGGCCTCCAGTCCGCGCTGGGGTTGACGGGGACTCCACCCCCACCCATCGCCCAGAATTCATTGTGGCGCTGCATGGACGGCATGGTCTACGCCTGCACCGTAGGGGCGAACTTGCCCTGCCAGGAGAAGGCCGACACCAGCCGGACTCCCACCGAGGCGATGATCAAGTACTGCCAAGAGGAACCAGACTCGGAGTTCATCCCCGCCGCCGTGACCGGGCGGGCTACCGTCTACTCCTGGCGTTGTACCGAGGGCGAGCCCGAGATCATTGAGCAGGTCTTCCAGGTGGATGCTCAGGGCTTCCTGGCGGA
The nucleotide sequence above comes from Anaerolineae bacterium. Encoded proteins:
- a CDS encoding flavodoxin family protein, translated to MAVLLALLGSGRAAGYTAGLLDAAVEGAAEVSGVAVERAHLRRYRFGPCTSCFSCIRAPGSGCVLDDDMGRRGEGELYRKVLGAHALLLVDAVHLWGPTAYAHLFFERLYPTLWTGELNGMPFASISCAGNQGMQLLAREEICKWARGKGMRYVGGLAEHAVDYQAALDRARELGSKLARAALEDERGRRPFGDEVERFLAYAGEPFDLARAYLENLTGGTMDASQSLPLLGLRNGAFPDGSAAASDAHKAQGHLEAALDAYKSGDQATCLRRLAAASSAWTSATWHALLEERVVGAVQPSAYKPPVEEP